A stretch of the Luteimonas sp. JM171 genome encodes the following:
- a CDS encoding class I SAM-dependent methyltransferase: MPPQDDPALDALLFPFQIGRLAWPDTGALFLRARAGVGLVPSAWPGLVCEQSSRPEAAALERAGFSVDTGGDSRHQLVLVLPPRQRDEARALLAEAAARAQGDDALVVASVPNSEGAKAIEADLARIADPVDTLSKHKCRVFWARPNQGRGDAALAQQWRSLDAPRPILEGTEWDGRFVSRPGVFAWDRIDPASALLATHLPAGLAGRAADLGAGWGFLSDALLRRCPGITSLHLYEAEARALELARRNLAPHAGRVALDFRWHDVTAGLPDRYDVIVSNPPFHGPGRAARPDIGRAFIGAAAQALVPGGTLWLVANRHLPYEQALGEGFAEVETLAQQGGFKVVRARRAGR; the protein is encoded by the coding sequence ATGCCCCCCCAGGACGATCCCGCGCTTGACGCGCTGCTGTTCCCTTTCCAGATCGGCCGTCTGGCCTGGCCAGACACCGGCGCGCTGTTCCTGCGCGCCCGGGCGGGCGTTGGCCTGGTGCCATCGGCGTGGCCGGGACTGGTGTGCGAGCAGAGCTCCAGGCCCGAGGCCGCCGCGCTGGAGCGGGCCGGTTTCAGCGTGGACACCGGAGGGGACAGCCGCCACCAGCTGGTGCTGGTGCTGCCTCCCCGCCAGCGTGACGAAGCCCGCGCGCTGCTTGCGGAAGCAGCGGCACGGGCGCAGGGCGACGATGCGCTGGTGGTGGCCAGCGTGCCCAATTCGGAAGGCGCGAAGGCGATCGAAGCTGACCTGGCCCGCATCGCCGACCCGGTGGACACGCTCTCCAAGCACAAGTGTCGGGTGTTCTGGGCACGGCCGAACCAGGGCCGCGGCGATGCGGCCCTGGCGCAGCAGTGGCGATCGCTGGATGCGCCCAGGCCCATCCTGGAGGGCACGGAATGGGACGGCCGGTTCGTCAGCAGGCCGGGGGTGTTTGCGTGGGATCGCATCGACCCGGCCTCCGCGCTGTTGGCCACTCACCTGCCGGCGGGACTGGCCGGGCGCGCGGCCGACCTGGGCGCGGGCTGGGGCTTCCTCTCCGATGCCCTGCTGCGCCGCTGCCCGGGCATCACTTCGTTGCACCTGTACGAAGCCGAGGCGCGCGCGCTGGAGCTGGCGCGGCGCAACCTCGCCCCGCATGCCGGGCGCGTGGCGCTCGACTTCCGCTGGCACGACGTCACCGCCGGCCTGCCGGACCGCTACGACGTGATCGTGAGCAATCCGCCGTTCCACGGCCCGGGCCGCGCCGCGCGCCCGGACATCGGCCGCGCCTTCATTGGCGCGGCCGCGCAGGCGCTGGTGCCCGGCGGCACGCTGTGGCTGGTGGCCAACCGGCACCTGCCGTACGAGCAGGCGCTGGGGGAAGGGTTCGCGGAGGTGGAGACGCTGGCCCAGCAGGGGGGCTTCAAGGTGGTGCGCGCACGCAGGGCAGGACGATGA
- a CDS encoding aldo/keto reductase: MKKQSLGRSGLEIAPLVFGGNVFGWTADEATSFDLLDRFVDRGFNAVDTADSYSSWAPGLSGGESETVIGKWLASRGRRDELVLMTKVGSMPGRKGLAADNIAAAVEGSLKRLQTDYLDVYFAHIDDDKVPLEETLEAFARLVDAGKVRTIGASNYNAGRLRDALGISAERGWPRYDVIQPGYNLYDRAGYESELAAVVKEEGLGVVAYFALASGFLTGKYKSKADLEGTARAAFLEGFFDDRGMRLLDALRKVAGDLGATPAQVSLAWLMTRPSVVPIASATSLEQLDDIMGSAQLTLPKDALEALDRASAA; encoded by the coding sequence ATGAAGAAGCAGTCACTTGGCCGATCCGGCCTTGAAATCGCCCCGCTGGTGTTCGGCGGCAACGTCTTCGGCTGGACCGCCGACGAAGCCACTTCGTTCGACCTGCTCGACCGCTTCGTCGATCGTGGCTTCAACGCCGTGGATACCGCCGATTCCTATTCATCCTGGGCCCCGGGCCTGTCGGGAGGCGAGTCGGAGACGGTGATCGGCAAGTGGCTGGCCAGCCGCGGGCGCCGCGATGAGCTGGTGCTGATGACCAAGGTCGGCAGCATGCCCGGCCGGAAGGGCCTGGCCGCCGACAATATCGCTGCCGCGGTGGAAGGTTCGCTCAAGCGCCTGCAAACGGATTACCTGGACGTCTATTTCGCCCACATCGACGACGACAAGGTGCCGCTGGAAGAAACCCTCGAGGCGTTCGCGCGGCTGGTGGATGCAGGCAAGGTGCGCACCATCGGCGCTTCCAACTACAACGCCGGCCGTCTGCGGGACGCGCTGGGCATTTCCGCGGAGCGCGGCTGGCCACGCTATGACGTGATCCAGCCCGGCTACAACCTCTACGATCGGGCGGGCTACGAGAGCGAGCTTGCCGCCGTGGTCAAGGAAGAGGGGCTGGGCGTGGTGGCGTATTTCGCGCTGGCCAGCGGGTTTCTGACCGGCAAATACAAGAGCAAGGCGGATCTGGAGGGCACCGCGCGCGCCGCTTTCCTGGAAGGTTTCTTTGACGACCGGGGCATGCGCCTTCTCGATGCCTTGCGCAAGGTCGCGGGCGATCTCGGCGCCACGCCGGCGCAGGTGTCGCTTGCATGGTTGATGACCCGGCCCAGCGTGGTCCCGATCGCCAGCGCCACCAGCCTGGAGCAGTTGGACGACATCATGGGCTCAGCGCAACTGACCCTGCCCAAGGACGCGCTGGAGGCTCTGGACCGCGCTTCGGCTGCCTGA
- a CDS encoding 16S rRNA pseudouridine(516) synthase: MKLVRLIANLGYGSRKQVARMFREGLVTDAAGEVLYADDRVDHADVRIDGEPLDPAPGLLLMLHKPVGYTCSTKDPGRVVYDLLPPRFRLRRPLLSTVGRLDRDTSGLLLMTDDGQLLHRITSPRSAIPKTYEVELAGPLRGDEAETFASGTLMLESETSPLQPAVLEPTGERSARLTITEGRYHQVRRMFAAVGNHVEALHRSRVGALELGGLPEGEWRQLDVSERDAILAS, from the coding sequence ATGAAGCTGGTCCGCCTCATCGCCAACCTCGGCTATGGCAGCCGCAAGCAGGTCGCGCGGATGTTCCGCGAAGGCCTGGTCACCGATGCGGCGGGCGAGGTGCTCTATGCCGACGACCGCGTGGATCATGCCGATGTGCGCATCGACGGCGAGCCTCTCGATCCCGCGCCGGGCCTGCTGCTGATGCTGCACAAGCCGGTCGGCTACACCTGCTCGACGAAGGATCCCGGCCGGGTGGTCTATGACCTGCTGCCGCCGCGCTTCCGCCTGCGCAGACCGCTGCTGTCCACCGTTGGCCGCCTCGACCGCGACACCTCAGGACTGCTCCTGATGACCGACGACGGCCAACTGCTGCACCGGATCACCTCGCCCAGGTCGGCCATCCCGAAAACCTACGAAGTCGAGCTGGCCGGGCCTCTGCGCGGCGACGAGGCGGAAACGTTCGCCAGCGGCACGCTGATGCTCGAATCCGAAACATCCCCGCTGCAGCCCGCGGTGCTGGAACCCACTGGCGAGCGCAGCGCGCGCCTCACCATCACCGAGGGCCGCTACCACCAGGTGCGGCGGATGTTCGCCGCCGTCGGCAACCACGTGGAAGCCCTCCACCGCAGCCGCGTCGGCGCACTCGAGCTCGGCGGCCTGCCCGAGGGCGAATGGCGGCAGCTCGACGTTTCCGAGCGTGACGCCATCCTCGCCTCATGA
- a CDS encoding BON domain-containing protein — protein MNNITKNHSRTILAGALSAALMFAAGAAMAQEATQEHEDTAQHTMEQAQDRAEHERIQTSRDLNQDRDRTMGDEDGDVDGGVFDRDSDQPVNDTWITTKVKSSLLADSDVAGTEVDVETINGVVHLSGYVDDQRQIDRAVEIARDIEGVTNVESSGLQLKASDTD, from the coding sequence ATGAACAACATCACCAAGAACCATTCGCGAACCATCCTGGCCGGCGCCCTGTCGGCCGCACTCATGTTCGCCGCAGGCGCTGCGATGGCCCAGGAAGCCACCCAGGAGCACGAGGACACCGCCCAGCACACCATGGAGCAGGCCCAGGATCGCGCCGAGCATGAGCGCATCCAGACCAGCCGCGACCTCAACCAGGATCGCGACCGGACCATGGGTGACGAGGACGGCGACGTCGACGGCGGCGTGTTCGACCGCGACTCCGACCAGCCGGTCAACGACACCTGGATCACCACCAAGGTCAAGTCCAGCCTGCTGGCCGACTCCGACGTGGCCGGCACCGAGGTGGACGTGGAGACCATCAACGGCGTGGTGCACCTGAGCGGCTACGTGGACGACCAGCGCCAGATCGACCGCGCGGTTGAGATCGCCCGCGACATCGAGGGCGTCACCAACGTCGAGTCCAGCGGCCTGCAGCTGAAGGCCTCCGACACCGACTGA
- a CDS encoding DUF3016 domain-containing protein has protein sequence MKIFLQPALVLALALSVTACAHTPVGRDVTDPSAPRALETEGPVTVEWDDPAGFTEIRTSFNKYEARRGNWVEELAEHLRDGIQARIGEGERVHVRITDIDRAGDFEMRHGPQMDHVRIMRDIHWPRMSLEFEHLDAAGNRVDGGSRELSDPSYLSSQLHLPRSDELRYEKAMIDRWLQREFGPVR, from the coding sequence ATGAAGATCTTCCTGCAACCGGCGCTGGTACTGGCCCTTGCCCTCTCCGTCACCGCCTGCGCCCACACCCCGGTGGGGCGCGACGTCACCGATCCGTCCGCACCCCGCGCCCTCGAGACTGAGGGCCCGGTGACGGTGGAGTGGGACGACCCGGCCGGCTTTACCGAGATCCGCACCAGCTTCAACAAGTACGAGGCGCGGCGCGGCAACTGGGTCGAGGAACTGGCCGAACACCTGCGCGATGGCATCCAGGCGCGCATCGGGGAGGGCGAGCGCGTGCATGTGCGGATCACCGACATCGACCGCGCCGGCGACTTCGAGATGCGCCATGGTCCGCAGATGGACCACGTCCGCATCATGCGCGACATCCACTGGCCGCGGATGAGCCTGGAGTTCGAACACCTGGACGCGGCCGGCAACCGCGTCGATGGCGGCAGCCGGGAGCTCAGCGATCCCAGCTACCTGTCGTCGCAGCTGCACCTGCCGCGCAGCGACGAGCTGCGCTATGAGAAGGCCATGATCGACCGCTGGCTGCAGCGGGAATTCGGACCGGTGCGCTGA
- a CDS encoding FtsX-like permease family protein has translation MRTARLAWTQLRRDLAAGEVRIMLAALVLAVVAVSAVGFVTDRAGRALAAEANRLLGGDAILRSNTPIGDGPREAARADGLALTETVELDSMIRAGSEPRLGDLRALGEGYPLRGAFRLVDAPDGAEREAGGVPEPGTLWMSRAGAEQLGARLGDQVGIGELSLRLVALVTQEPDASIDYFNVAPKVFLNLEDLPATGLLQEGSRARYRLVVAGDTDAVASFSAAVRGELGRGQRLETIQDARPEVRSALDRAGRFLGLAAMVSVVLAAVAVAMAARRHSERHLSGAAVMRCLGASQRTLVGIHVGELLLLGLLACTIGVALAFGLQWLVAGWVSQALELPLPATGWWPALEGYLVGLVVLMAFGAPPVLALRRVPALRVLRRDLDPVEPGAWIVALAALGGLAALLWVKAGSATLASAMLAGTLATLGVLALLAWALIAAVRRLRSRLRGSLRYGLANVSRRAGTSVAQVAALGLGLMALLLLTFVRGDLLDRWQLALAEDAPNRFIVNVQQHQMEGVRDFIASQGVAEPELFPMVRARYVALNGEPVTADTYAGEDQQTRRRAEREFNLSMAGSLRDDNRVTAGRFWNGTPAAPEFSVEEGFARQLGWSVGDRITFDIAGQRIEAPVTSLRAVEWESFRPNFFVLASPGALDGYPASWITAVSVPPELPRFTADLVERFPNLSVIDIEAVLNQVRDTADQVSVVVQAVFWFSLLAGILVLLAAVSASQDERLLEGGVMRVLGGSRRQLRMAQASEFAAIGLLAGLVAAIAASVLSGVVATQVFDLPWSPDWAMAAAGGALGMLVTLAAGLFATRRVLDAPPSVTLRELQG, from the coding sequence ATGAGGACGGCGCGCCTGGCGTGGACCCAGCTGCGGCGTGACCTGGCCGCGGGCGAGGTGCGGATCATGCTTGCCGCACTGGTGCTGGCGGTGGTGGCGGTGTCGGCGGTGGGCTTCGTCACCGACCGCGCCGGGCGCGCGCTGGCGGCCGAGGCCAACCGCCTGCTCGGCGGCGATGCGATCCTGCGGTCGAACACGCCCATTGGCGATGGGCCGCGCGAGGCGGCGCGGGCCGACGGGCTGGCGCTGACCGAAACTGTCGAGCTGGACAGCATGATCCGCGCCGGCAGCGAGCCGCGCCTGGGGGATCTGCGCGCGCTGGGCGAGGGCTATCCGCTGCGCGGCGCATTCCGGCTGGTGGATGCGCCGGACGGCGCCGAGCGCGAGGCCGGCGGGGTTCCGGAGCCGGGAACGCTGTGGATGAGCCGCGCCGGTGCCGAGCAGCTTGGGGCGCGGTTGGGCGATCAGGTCGGCATCGGCGAGCTGTCGCTGCGGCTGGTGGCGCTGGTGACCCAGGAGCCGGACGCGTCGATCGACTATTTCAACGTGGCCCCCAAGGTGTTCCTCAACCTGGAAGACCTGCCGGCGACGGGCCTGCTGCAGGAAGGCAGCCGGGCCCGCTACCGGCTGGTGGTGGCGGGCGATACCGATGCGGTGGCCAGCTTCTCGGCAGCGGTGCGCGGGGAGCTGGGACGGGGGCAGCGGCTGGAGACGATCCAGGACGCGCGGCCGGAAGTGCGTTCGGCGCTGGACCGGGCCGGGCGGTTCCTGGGTCTGGCGGCGATGGTCTCGGTGGTCCTGGCCGCGGTGGCGGTGGCGATGGCCGCGCGCCGGCACAGCGAACGGCACCTGTCGGGCGCCGCGGTGATGCGCTGCCTGGGCGCCAGCCAGCGCACCCTGGTGGGCATCCACGTGGGCGAGCTGCTGCTGTTGGGGCTGCTGGCGTGCACCATCGGCGTAGCGCTGGCGTTCGGGCTGCAGTGGCTGGTGGCGGGCTGGGTCTCGCAGGCGCTGGAACTGCCGCTGCCGGCGACCGGCTGGTGGCCGGCGCTGGAAGGCTACCTGGTGGGGCTGGTGGTGCTGATGGCCTTTGGCGCGCCACCGGTGCTGGCGCTGCGTCGGGTGCCGGCGCTGCGGGTGCTGCGGCGCGACCTGGATCCGGTGGAGCCGGGCGCATGGATCGTGGCGTTGGCGGCCCTGGGCGGGCTGGCCGCGCTGCTGTGGGTGAAGGCCGGATCGGCGACGCTGGCATCGGCGATGCTGGCGGGCACCCTTGCAACGCTGGGCGTGCTGGCGCTGCTGGCCTGGGCGCTGATCGCGGCGGTGCGCCGGCTGCGCTCGCGCCTGCGCGGCAGCCTGCGCTACGGGCTGGCCAACGTGAGCCGGCGCGCCGGCACCAGCGTGGCCCAGGTGGCGGCGCTGGGGCTGGGCCTGATGGCGCTGCTGCTGCTGACCTTCGTGCGCGGCGACCTGCTCGACCGCTGGCAGCTGGCGCTGGCCGAGGACGCTCCCAACCGCTTCATCGTCAACGTGCAGCAGCACCAGATGGAAGGCGTGCGCGACTTCATCGCAAGCCAGGGCGTGGCCGAGCCGGAGCTGTTCCCGATGGTGCGCGCGCGCTACGTGGCCCTCAACGGCGAGCCGGTCACCGCTGACACCTACGCCGGCGAGGATCAGCAGACCCGGCGCCGCGCCGAGCGCGAGTTCAATCTCTCCATGGCCGGCTCGCTCCGGGATGACAACCGGGTCACCGCGGGGCGTTTCTGGAACGGCACCCCGGCGGCGCCGGAGTTCTCGGTGGAGGAAGGGTTTGCCCGGCAGCTGGGCTGGAGCGTGGGCGACCGGATCACGTTCGACATCGCCGGCCAGCGCATCGAGGCGCCGGTGACCAGCCTGCGGGCGGTGGAGTGGGAGAGCTTCCGGCCGAACTTCTTCGTGCTCGCCTCGCCGGGCGCGCTGGATGGCTATCCGGCGAGCTGGATCACCGCCGTCAGCGTGCCGCCGGAATTACCCCGCTTCACTGCCGATCTGGTGGAACGGTTCCCGAACCTCTCGGTGATCGATATCGAAGCGGTGCTCAACCAGGTGCGCGATACCGCCGACCAGGTCTCGGTGGTGGTGCAGGCGGTGTTCTGGTTCTCGCTGCTGGCGGGGATCCTGGTGCTGCTGGCCGCGGTCAGCGCGAGCCAGGACGAGCGCCTGCTCGAAGGCGGCGTGATGCGCGTGCTCGGCGGTAGCCGGCGGCAGTTGCGGATGGCGCAGGCGTCCGAGTTCGCGGCGATCGGACTCCTGGCCGGGCTGGTGGCGGCGATCGCGGCCTCGGTCCTGTCCGGCGTGGTTGCCACCCAGGTGTTCGACCTGCCCTGGTCACCGGACTGGGCGATGGCCGCAGCCGGCGGGGCCCTTGGCATGCTGGTGACCCTGGCCGCCGGCCTGTTCGCCACCCGGCGCGTGCTGGACGCGCCGCCTTCGGTCACCCTGCGCGAGCTGCAGGGCTGA
- a CDS encoding cytochrome b produces the protein MTPDTRERYGTLSRLLHWTMAVLVIWQALKLFDRVNDGEHWVGQILVPWHISIGTLIGVLIVIRIIWALRNLDNRPPPAPPPTLGMLARAGHIALYAGMVLLPLSGISIMVGNGYGLEGFGLQIVPAGAEIPWLATFGGVLHSPVAWLTVLLAIGHIVMALWHGLVRKDGVLQRML, from the coding sequence ATGACCCCTGATACGAGGGAACGCTACGGAACACTTTCCCGCCTGCTGCATTGGACAATGGCGGTGCTGGTTATCTGGCAGGCGCTCAAGCTGTTCGACCGCGTCAACGACGGTGAACATTGGGTCGGCCAGATCCTGGTGCCGTGGCACATCTCCATTGGCACGCTGATCGGCGTGCTCATCGTGATCCGGATCATCTGGGCGCTGCGCAACCTCGACAATCGTCCGCCGCCGGCCCCGCCGCCGACCCTTGGCATGCTGGCACGGGCGGGTCACATCGCCCTGTACGCGGGCATGGTGCTGCTGCCGCTGTCGGGCATCAGCATCATGGTGGGCAACGGCTATGGCCTGGAGGGCTTCGGCCTGCAGATCGTGCCCGCCGGCGCGGAGATCCCGTGGCTGGCGACGTTCGGCGGTGTGCTGCATTCGCCGGTGGCGTGGCTCACCGTCCTGCTTGCGATAGGACACATCGTGATGGCGCTGTGGCACGGCCTGGTGCGCAAGGACGGTGTGCTCCAGCGCATGCTCTGA
- a CDS encoding ABC transporter ATP-binding protein, which yields MADSTQAQAGARVLDVAALGKRVALPSGELTILDDVGFHVERGDTVAIVGASGSGKSTLLSLLAGLDVPTSGEVVLDGQPLSTLDEDGRAQVRAEKVGFVFQNFQLLPSLTALENVMLPLELRGDADVREPAEEVLREVGLGERLGHYPRQLSGGEQQRVALARAFVTGPSLLFADEPTGNLDTHTGEHVIELLFAMNANAGTTLVLVTHDDHLAARCRRVLRLDGGRLVAGA from the coding sequence ATGGCCGATTCCACCCAGGCGCAGGCCGGCGCCCGCGTGCTTGATGTCGCCGCGCTGGGCAAGCGCGTCGCGCTGCCTTCCGGCGAGCTGACCATCCTCGACGACGTCGGGTTCCATGTCGAGCGGGGCGACACGGTGGCGATCGTGGGCGCTTCAGGTTCGGGCAAGAGTACGTTGCTGTCGCTGCTGGCCGGCCTGGATGTGCCGACCTCGGGCGAGGTGGTGCTCGACGGCCAGCCGCTGTCGACGCTGGACGAGGACGGACGGGCGCAGGTGCGCGCGGAGAAAGTGGGTTTCGTGTTCCAGAACTTCCAGCTGCTGCCCTCGCTCACCGCGCTGGAGAACGTGATGCTGCCGCTGGAGCTGCGGGGGGACGCCGACGTCCGCGAGCCGGCGGAGGAGGTGCTGCGCGAGGTGGGGCTGGGCGAGCGCCTGGGCCATTACCCGCGCCAGCTATCGGGCGGCGAGCAGCAGCGGGTGGCGCTGGCGCGGGCCTTCGTCACCGGGCCGTCGCTGCTGTTTGCCGATGAGCCCACCGGCAACCTGGATACGCACACCGGCGAGCACGTGATCGAACTGCTGTTCGCCATGAATGCAAACGCCGGCACCACCCTGGTGCTGGTAACCCACGATGACCACCTGGCCGCGCGCTGCAGGCGCGTGCTGCGCCTGGATGGCGGGCGGCTGGTGGCGGGCGCATGA
- a CDS encoding arylesterase, with protein MISGYPHPRVALQWLIAITLLLAAPLAHAQSGPAGQPTDAPPRTLLVMGDSLSAGYGMAAEDGWVSLLADELARSHPDWRVVNASISGETSAGGASRIIGEAWRHQPDVVVIALGANDGLRGLPLHELRRNLARMIGVAQHVGAEVLLVGMRMPPNLGPEYTEGFEQVYRDLAALFDVTLLPFLLEPIALEAGAYQDDNLHPTEAAQPRILAHVQPALLPLLD; from the coding sequence ATGATCTCAGGATATCCGCATCCTCGCGTCGCCCTGCAATGGCTGATCGCGATCACGCTGCTGCTGGCGGCGCCGCTGGCGCACGCCCAAAGCGGGCCAGCCGGCCAACCCACCGATGCCCCGCCGCGCACGCTGCTGGTGATGGGCGACTCGCTGTCCGCCGGCTACGGCATGGCGGCGGAGGACGGCTGGGTGTCGCTGCTGGCGGACGAACTGGCCCGGAGCCATCCCGATTGGCGCGTGGTCAACGCCAGCATCAGCGGCGAGACCAGCGCCGGGGGTGCCTCGCGCATCATCGGCGAGGCCTGGCGCCACCAGCCCGACGTGGTGGTGATCGCACTGGGCGCCAACGACGGCCTGCGCGGGCTGCCGCTGCACGAGTTGCGCCGCAACCTGGCGCGCATGATCGGCGTGGCCCAGCACGTGGGCGCCGAGGTGCTGCTGGTGGGCATGCGCATGCCGCCCAACCTGGGCCCCGAATACACCGAAGGCTTCGAGCAGGTCTACCGCGACCTGGCGGCGCTGTTCGACGTGACCCTGCTGCCGTTCCTGCTGGAGCCGATCGCGCTGGAGGCCGGCGCCTACCAGGATGACAACCTGCATCCGACCGAAGCCGCACAGCCACGTATCCTCGCCCACGTGCAGCCTGCCTTGCTGCCCCTGCTCGACTGA
- a CDS encoding DUF4031 domain-containing protein has product MTVYVDDPVTLWRGRRWAHLMADTLDELHDFAARLGLPRRAFQNKTSGAHYDITADMRLQAIALGAMPISRHKDRELVKAVIANARAQGRGERP; this is encoded by the coding sequence ATGACCGTATACGTCGATGATCCCGTGACCCTGTGGCGCGGCCGCCGCTGGGCGCACCTGATGGCCGACACGCTGGACGAGCTCCATGATTTCGCGGCGCGGCTCGGGCTGCCCCGGCGCGCGTTCCAGAACAAGACGAGCGGCGCGCATTACGACATCACCGCCGACATGCGACTGCAGGCCATCGCCCTGGGCGCGATGCCGATATCACGCCACAAGGACCGGGAGCTGGTGAAGGCGGTGATCGCCAATGCCCGGGCCCAGGGCCGTGGCGAACGACCCTGA
- the betT gene encoding choline BCCT transporter BetT, whose amino-acid sequence MNIQQDPSGSVAAPRASILGPVFYPVAALVLLLVAVSFIAPEPAEAMFTAAQDWVAEEAGWFTILTVAGFLVFVVGLGVSSLGRIRLGPDHSTPDYSYASWFAMLFAAGMGIGLMFFGVAEPIMHYVDPPVGDPLTAAAARQSMRITFFHWGIHAWAIYGVVALSLAYFGFRHGLPLRIRSSLYPLIGERIYGPIGHAVDTFAVLGTIFGLATSLGFGVIQINAGLNYLLDIEVSVLVQVILIVVITLIATVSVVAGLDKGIRRLSELNMLLAVLLLAFVLVAGPTVHLLQAFVQNTGMYVSNLFSMTFNLYAYEPTSWLGGWTLFYWGWWIAWSPFVGMFIARISRGRMVREFVTGVLLVPLGFTFIWMTIYGNTALYMVAIEGITGLSDAVAADTSVALFRFLEELPLTALTSTVAVVLVSIFFVTSSDSGSLVIDMLTSKFEQESPVWQRIFWALLEGTVAIALLLAGGLGALQAATLASALPFTIIMVLMCWGLLRAMRLDVMKRASIRGAHPLPAGAVAGDWKARVQAMVRQPGRREVLRFLREQVHPALEAVAAELQAQGLEARVEGDEEGGGRVWLRVGHGEEMDFFYSVHLEAYDPPSFVLADPRRREDDCSYRAAVHLREGGQGYDLMGWRREEIIHDVLDQYQRHMHFLDTVR is encoded by the coding sequence ATGAACATCCAGCAAGATCCTTCGGGCTCCGTTGCGGCGCCGCGCGCGTCGATCCTCGGGCCGGTCTTCTACCCGGTAGCGGCCCTGGTCCTGCTTCTGGTGGCGGTGTCCTTCATTGCCCCGGAACCGGCCGAAGCCATGTTCACGGCAGCCCAGGACTGGGTGGCGGAGGAGGCCGGGTGGTTCACCATCCTCACGGTGGCGGGATTCCTGGTGTTCGTGGTGGGCCTGGGAGTGAGCAGCCTGGGCAGGATCCGGCTGGGCCCGGACCACAGCACGCCGGACTACAGCTATGCGTCATGGTTCGCGATGCTGTTCGCGGCCGGCATGGGCATCGGCCTGATGTTCTTCGGCGTCGCCGAGCCGATCATGCATTACGTGGATCCGCCCGTGGGCGATCCGCTGACGGCGGCGGCCGCGCGGCAGTCCATGCGCATCACCTTCTTCCACTGGGGCATCCATGCGTGGGCGATCTACGGGGTGGTGGCGCTGTCGCTGGCGTACTTCGGCTTCCGCCACGGGCTGCCGCTGCGGATCCGCTCATCGCTGTATCCGCTCATCGGCGAACGCATCTATGGTCCCATCGGCCACGCGGTGGACACCTTCGCCGTGCTGGGCACGATCTTCGGTCTTGCCACCTCGCTGGGGTTCGGCGTGATCCAGATCAACGCCGGGCTCAACTACCTGCTGGACATCGAGGTCAGCGTGCTGGTGCAGGTGATCCTGATCGTCGTGATCACCCTCATCGCCACGGTCTCGGTGGTGGCCGGGCTGGACAAGGGCATCCGCAGGCTGTCGGAACTCAACATGCTCCTGGCCGTGCTGCTGCTGGCCTTCGTCCTGGTGGCCGGCCCGACCGTGCACCTGCTGCAGGCGTTCGTGCAGAACACCGGGATGTACGTCTCCAACCTGTTCTCGATGACGTTCAACCTGTACGCCTACGAGCCCACCAGCTGGCTTGGCGGCTGGACCCTGTTCTACTGGGGCTGGTGGATCGCCTGGTCGCCGTTCGTGGGCATGTTCATCGCGCGCATCTCGCGCGGGCGCATGGTGCGCGAGTTCGTCACCGGCGTGCTGCTGGTGCCGCTGGGGTTCACCTTCATCTGGATGACCATCTACGGCAACACCGCCCTGTACATGGTGGCGATCGAGGGCATCACGGGGCTGTCTGACGCAGTGGCCGCGGATACCTCCGTCGCCCTGTTCCGGTTCCTGGAGGAGCTGCCACTGACGGCGCTCACGTCCACGGTTGCCGTGGTGCTGGTGTCGATCTTCTTCGTCACCTCGTCCGACTCGGGGTCGCTGGTAATCGACATGCTGACCTCGAAGTTCGAGCAGGAGTCACCGGTGTGGCAGCGGATCTTCTGGGCGCTGCTGGAGGGCACGGTGGCGATCGCCCTGCTGCTCGCCGGTGGCCTGGGGGCGCTGCAGGCGGCGACCCTGGCCAGCGCGCTGCCGTTCACCATCATCATGGTGCTGATGTGCTGGGGGCTGCTGCGCGCCATGCGGTTGGACGTCATGAAGCGCGCCAGCATCCGCGGCGCGCATCCGCTGCCCGCCGGGGCGGTTGCAGGCGACTGGAAGGCGCGGGTGCAGGCCATGGTGCGCCAGCCCGGCCGGCGCGAGGTGCTCAGGTTCCTGCGCGAGCAGGTGCACCCGGCATTGGAGGCGGTGGCCGCGGAACTGCAGGCGCAGGGCCTGGAAGCCAGGGTGGAGGGCGACGAGGAGGGCGGTGGCCGGGTCTGGCTGCGCGTGGGTCACGGGGAGGAGATGGACTTCTTCTACTCAGTGCACCTGGAAGCCTACGATCCGCCCAGCTTCGTGCTTGCAGATCCGCGCCGGCGCGAGGATGACTGCAGCTACCGCGCCGCCGTCCACCTGCGCGAGGGCGGCCAGGGCTACGACCTGATGGGCTGGCGGCGCGAGGAGATCATCCACGACGTGCTCGACCAGTACCAGCGCCACATGCACTTCCTGGACACGGTGCGCTGA